The Vallitalea okinawensis genome window below encodes:
- a CDS encoding NAD(P)/FAD-dependent oxidoreductase — protein MSQYDIAIIGGGPAGLAAALEVHRNGHRPLIIEREEKAGGILKQCIHEGFGLHRFKERLTGPEYTERFLKEVLEARIDIFTSTFVSSIEKQEDDFVLKLVNQEEGVFYHEVRALILANGCRERTSKQVFIHGNRPAGVYTAGTAQYYVNILGCLPCKKCVILGSGDIGLIMARRITLEGSEVVGVYEIKDSPSGLTRNVVQCLDDFQIPLHLSKTILSIHGEDRVNGVTICDVDENLKPLLDTKKYVPCDGVILSVGLIPENELATSLNILLDPHTKGPTVDQNLMTNQDGIFSCGNALHVNDLVDYVSESAETAAKSACDYVNNSLDHVRNLLPVRFRDEEFLYIVPQSVDRSSMDEAIFYFRSRIQRHQTKLIVRLGEEIILIKKYKMLKPPEMERIQLKIQLERQDTRELSFELVGDDE, from the coding sequence ATGAGCCAGTATGATATTGCTATTATTGGTGGGGGACCAGCAGGGTTAGCAGCAGCCTTAGAGGTTCATAGAAATGGTCACAGACCTTTAATCATTGAAAGGGAAGAGAAAGCAGGGGGGATACTCAAGCAATGTATCCATGAAGGTTTTGGGCTGCATAGATTTAAAGAGCGATTAACTGGTCCAGAATATACTGAGCGCTTCTTAAAAGAAGTACTAGAAGCTCGTATTGATATTTTTACCTCCACTTTTGTTTCATCAATCGAAAAGCAGGAAGATGACTTTGTATTAAAATTAGTTAATCAAGAGGAAGGTGTATTTTATCACGAGGTGAGAGCACTAATCTTGGCCAACGGATGCCGAGAGCGTACTTCAAAACAAGTATTCATTCATGGTAATCGGCCTGCAGGGGTTTATACAGCTGGGACTGCTCAATATTATGTGAATATCTTGGGATGCTTACCATGTAAAAAGTGTGTCATTTTAGGAAGCGGTGATATTGGTTTAATCATGGCGAGACGTATAACATTAGAAGGCTCTGAAGTCGTTGGTGTCTATGAAATAAAAGATTCACCTTCAGGTCTTACGAGAAATGTGGTTCAATGCTTGGATGATTTCCAGATACCTTTACATCTTTCAAAGACCATCCTAAGTATTCATGGAGAGGATCGGGTCAACGGGGTGACCATATGTGATGTGGATGAAAACTTAAAGCCGCTTTTAGATACAAAGAAGTATGTTCCATGCGATGGGGTTATATTATCAGTAGGTTTAATTCCAGAAAATGAATTAGCGACATCACTTAACATACTATTAGACCCTCATACAAAAGGACCTACAGTGGATCAAAATCTAATGACCAATCAAGACGGAATATTCAGTTGTGGTAATGCATTGCATGTCAATGATTTAGTAGATTATGTATCCGAAAGTGCTGAAACAGCTGCAAAAAGTGCTTGTGATTATGTTAATAATTCATTAGATCATGTAAGAAATCTCCTACCTGTTAGGTTTAGAGATGAAGAATTCCTTTATATAGTACCTCAGTCGGTGGATAGGAGTTCAATGGATGAAGCTATCTTTTATTTTAGAAGTAGAATCCAACGTCATCAAACAAAACTTATTGTAAGACTCGGAGAAGAAATAATATTAATAAAAAAATATAAAATGCTGAAGCCTCCTGAGATGGAAAGGATTCAACTTAAAATTCAATTAGAGCGTCAAGATACCAGAGAATTATCCTTTGAATTGGTAGGTGATGATGAGTGA
- a CDS encoding FGGY-family carbohydrate kinase encodes MEFNEKYVLTIDCGTQSIRGLVFNQYGELVLKIKKEIEPYFSLQPGWTEQDPDLYFNTMCDIIKVLRDENDEIYDQIAGMTVTTQRDCCIVVDKEGKPLRPAILWMDQREASKKSFKLPYKVATSAVGMHEVSRKVGAHCKAHWLKEHEKETWDKTHKYLMLSAYLNFRLTGKYIDSIASTIGHIPFNYKKFQWESDLGLKRQIFQIEREKLYDIVEPGTIIGEVSKEVAEISGLKEGLPIIASASDKGCETLGAGCVNDETVSISMGSLATIQTTSKKYYELNKFIPPFPAAIPNTYNPELQIYRGYWMITWFKKEFARKEMEESKKTGILPEVLLNKYLNQIPPGSDGLILQPYWGSPLKLPEARGSIIGFSDYHTRIHIYRAIIEGIAYGLFEGMKSIERHSGVKIKRVMLSGGSSQSDAICQITADVFNKPVYRVQTYETSGLGAAIICFVGLGVYKDYDEAVKSMVHVKDYFMPIRENVEIYYDIYHRVYKNIYRRMRPLYQELKEIYKARGKL; translated from the coding sequence ATGGAGTTTAATGAAAAGTATGTACTAACAATAGATTGTGGAACCCAGTCAATTAGGGGACTAGTATTTAATCAGTATGGAGAGCTTGTTTTAAAAATAAAAAAGGAAATTGAGCCTTACTTTTCATTACAGCCCGGGTGGACAGAACAGGACCCAGATTTATATTTCAACACCATGTGCGATATCATAAAAGTATTAAGAGATGAGAACGATGAGATTTATGATCAAATTGCAGGTATGACAGTGACCACTCAGCGTGACTGTTGCATTGTTGTCGATAAGGAAGGTAAACCTTTGAGACCTGCTATCTTATGGATGGATCAAAGAGAAGCCAGTAAAAAGAGTTTCAAATTACCATATAAAGTGGCCACTTCAGCAGTTGGTATGCATGAAGTCTCAAGAAAAGTTGGGGCTCATTGTAAAGCACACTGGCTAAAGGAACATGAAAAAGAAACATGGGATAAGACACATAAATATTTAATGCTATCTGCCTATTTGAACTTTAGGTTAACGGGTAAATATATCGACAGTATCGCTTCTACAATTGGACATATACCCTTTAACTATAAAAAGTTTCAGTGGGAGAGTGATTTAGGGTTAAAGCGACAGATTTTTCAGATTGAGAGAGAAAAGCTCTATGATATAGTAGAGCCAGGAACAATTATTGGAGAAGTATCAAAAGAGGTTGCAGAAATTTCAGGTTTAAAAGAGGGATTGCCAATTATCGCATCTGCTTCTGATAAAGGTTGTGAAACATTAGGAGCTGGATGTGTTAACGATGAGACGGTGAGCATTTCCATGGGTTCTTTGGCGACTATACAGACAACAAGTAAAAAGTATTATGAATTGAATAAATTTATACCTCCTTTTCCGGCGGCTATACCAAATACTTATAATCCTGAGTTGCAAATCTATAGAGGTTATTGGATGATCACTTGGTTCAAAAAGGAATTTGCCAGAAAAGAGATGGAGGAATCAAAGAAAACTGGCATTCTACCGGAAGTACTTTTGAATAAGTACCTTAATCAAATACCACCTGGTAGTGATGGACTTATTCTACAACCCTATTGGGGTTCACCTCTCAAATTACCTGAAGCACGAGGATCTATCATTGGGTTTTCTGACTACCATACTCGCATCCATATCTATAGAGCTATTATTGAAGGAATAGCTTATGGTTTATTTGAGGGCATGAAGAGTATTGAAAGGCATTCAGGTGTTAAGATTAAAAGAGTAATGCTTTCTGGTGGAAGTTCACAAAGTGATGCTATTTGTCAAATAACAGCAGATGTCTTTAATAAACCTGTTTATCGTGTACAGACTTATGAAACCTCTGGTTTAGGTGCAGCCATCATATGTTTTGTGGGTCTTGGAGTATACAAAGATTATGATGAAGCTGTTAAGAGTATGGTTCATGTTAAGGATTATTTTATGCCAATTCGAGAGAACGTTGAAATTTATTACGATATTTATCACAGGGTTTACAAGAATATCTATAGAAGAATGCGTCCTCTTTATCAAGAATTAAAAGAAATTTATAAAGCTAGGGGGAAATTATAA
- a CDS encoding NAD(P)/FAD-dependent oxidoreductase, which translates to MGDFHQINKQLQKISGFILCSEYRESIKIEGEINSWEDYIKAGKIAAKSSYKGVINNLTVKGLFQPPPRQPALNDHFLDGKKVDVLIIGGGIIGSAISRYLSQYDISILLVDKEDDLAMHQSSRNDGMIHPGVNPKPKSNKAKYNVRGNYLFEKLAKDLDVPFERIGTHFLFDSQVARLFGYLLLNRAEKNGVPGVKMISRKELLRREPRIKEDIKWAIHMPTTGVCPPYKMTIALAENAVMNGVEISLNTYVKGMELTKDHIYSVKTNRGTLYPRVVINAAGVYSDHIAEMAGDRFFTIHPRKGEILLLDKAKQDYINSVMAKFNIKTIRSTTKGGGLVRTIEGNILVGPDAYEQPFKEEYSTHAANINKLINTRLSYIRGLERTDVITYLAGTRAATFKEDFIIEASEHVNNLIHAAGIQSPGYASAPAIAEEIEKITVKILSRIMYVKKKAEWIPTREGIKQINLLSDTKRNAYIKANRNYGIIICRCEEISKGEIIDALNSPIPVNSLDAVKRRTRAGMGRCQGGFCAPLVSKIIADHNHCELCDITKKGKGSELLTESIYKEEYNEPV; encoded by the coding sequence TTGGGTGATTTTCATCAAATCAACAAACAACTCCAAAAGATTAGTGGATTCATTCTATGCTCGGAATATCGAGAATCCATTAAAATTGAAGGAGAGATAAACTCTTGGGAAGATTATATTAAAGCTGGGAAAATAGCGGCTAAATCTTCTTATAAAGGGGTCATTAATAATCTCACTGTTAAGGGGTTATTTCAACCACCACCACGACAACCTGCTTTAAATGATCATTTTCTTGATGGAAAAAAGGTTGATGTTTTAATCATCGGTGGTGGTATTATCGGTTCAGCTATATCTAGATATTTATCTCAATATGACATTTCTATTCTACTTGTCGACAAGGAAGATGATCTTGCAATGCACCAGTCTTCTAGGAATGATGGCATGATTCATCCTGGAGTTAATCCAAAACCAAAGAGTAATAAAGCAAAATATAATGTAAGAGGGAACTATCTCTTTGAGAAACTAGCAAAGGATCTAGATGTACCCTTTGAACGTATTGGTACACATTTTCTTTTTGATAGCCAAGTAGCTAGATTATTTGGCTACTTATTATTGAATCGAGCAGAGAAAAATGGTGTTCCTGGTGTTAAAATGATTTCTCGAAAAGAGCTATTAAGAAGAGAACCACGAATAAAAGAAGATATAAAGTGGGCTATTCATATGCCAACAACTGGTGTTTGTCCACCCTATAAAATGACAATAGCTTTAGCTGAGAATGCAGTAATGAATGGAGTAGAAATATCACTCAATACATATGTGAAAGGGATGGAATTAACAAAAGACCATATTTATTCTGTCAAAACCAACAGGGGAACACTCTATCCAAGAGTTGTTATTAATGCGGCCGGGGTCTATTCGGACCATATAGCTGAGATGGCTGGCGACAGATTCTTTACAATACACCCTCGAAAAGGAGAAATATTACTATTAGATAAAGCTAAGCAAGATTACATCAATTCTGTAATGGCTAAATTTAACATAAAAACCATTAGATCCACTACTAAAGGAGGAGGGTTGGTAAGAACCATAGAGGGTAATATTTTAGTTGGTCCTGATGCGTACGAACAGCCATTTAAAGAAGAGTATTCAACACATGCTGCAAACATCAACAAACTGATTAACACAAGGTTAAGCTATATTAGAGGCTTAGAACGTACAGATGTCATCACATATTTAGCAGGAACTCGTGCGGCTACATTTAAAGAAGACTTTATAATTGAGGCATCTGAACATGTCAACAACCTTATTCATGCAGCAGGTATTCAATCACCGGGGTATGCATCAGCACCAGCTATTGCCGAGGAAATAGAGAAGATAACAGTAAAGATCTTATCACGTATAATGTACGTTAAGAAAAAGGCTGAGTGGATACCTACGAGAGAGGGAATTAAGCAAATTAATCTGTTAAGTGATACCAAAAGAAATGCATATATTAAAGCCAATAGAAATTACGGTATTATCATTTGTCGTTGCGAAGAAATAAGTAAGGGGGAGATCATTGATGCCTTAAACTCACCGATTCCAGTGAACTCATTAGATGCTGTGAAGAGACGGACTCGAGCAGGAATGGGAAGATGTCAAGGCGGATTTTGTGCTCCTCTAGTTTCAAAAATAATTGCTGACCATAATCATTGTGAGCTGTGTGATATTACAAAGAAGGGAAAAGGGTCAGAGTTACTTACAGAAAGCATCTACAAGGAGGAATACAATGAGCCAGTATGA
- a CDS encoding carbohydrate kinase family protein, whose amino-acid sequence MKGVVTIGEVLIDFIPMDQENSAYIKNPGGAPANVAVGVAKLGGEASFVGTVGGDLFGDYLIQVLKSYDVSTEYIQKTTQAKTQVVFVNNDESGERSFVFYNDKGADQFLHVDHINESIFDSQYALHLGSISLIQEPTKTAVKKAVDCAREKGNYISFDPNVRINMWDSTDHAKQEIASILPKTDILKISEEELEFITDEQDIYKALASLEEFDIPLVLITFGAKGSGFYYNNQLTIVEGIKIKAVDTTGAGDAFMSAVLYQLSKDECLLDQLSDSKLKNILRFANISGGITASSKGAIHSLPNLRDVEKYF is encoded by the coding sequence ATGAAGGGTGTTGTGACCATTGGTGAAGTGTTAATAGATTTTATTCCTATGGATCAGGAAAATTCTGCTTACATTAAAAATCCAGGTGGAGCACCAGCTAATGTTGCTGTTGGAGTGGCAAAATTAGGTGGTGAAGCAAGTTTTGTTGGCACTGTTGGTGGGGATCTCTTTGGGGATTACCTCATTCAAGTATTGAAGTCTTATGATGTGAGTACAGAATATATACAAAAAACAACTCAAGCTAAAACACAAGTTGTTTTTGTTAATAATGATGAGAGTGGAGAAAGATCTTTCGTATTTTATAATGATAAAGGTGCAGATCAATTCTTACACGTAGATCATATCAACGAAAGTATATTTGATTCACAATATGCACTGCATCTTGGTTCGATATCATTGATTCAGGAACCTACAAAGACTGCTGTAAAAAAAGCGGTTGATTGTGCTAGAGAAAAAGGAAACTATATATCTTTTGATCCTAATGTGAGGATCAACATGTGGGATTCCACGGACCACGCTAAACAAGAGATTGCAAGTATACTTCCCAAAACTGATATTCTTAAGATCTCAGAAGAAGAATTGGAATTCATAACAGATGAACAGGATATATATAAGGCTTTAGCTAGCTTAGAAGAGTTTGATATTCCATTAGTTTTAATTACATTTGGAGCAAAAGGATCTGGTTTTTATTATAACAACCAGTTGACAATAGTTGAAGGTATTAAGATTAAAGCAGTGGATACAACAGGAGCAGGAGATGCTTTTATGTCAGCTGTACTCTATCAGTTATCTAAAGATGAGTGTTTGTTGGATCAGTTGTCAGACAGCAAGCTGAAGAATATATTAAGATTTGCAAATATTTCAGGCGGGATAACTGCTTCTTCAAAGGGGGCAATTCATTCCTTACCAAACTTAAGAGATGTAGAGAAGTATTTTTAA
- a CDS encoding DUF2179 domain-containing protein: MIELIIIFFAKIIEVSLMTLRTVFLTKGEKVLASFIGFIEVLIWLIVVSNVLSTVQNDPKKMVIYALGFAVGCYVGSILEEKLAIGLLTLQIIVSEEEGVPLANYLRENKIGVTLVRGEGKDNPRTILMLHIKRKNKDKVMQLIEQQDIKSVISVTETKMVRGGYGLIRK, from the coding sequence ATGATTGAACTTATAATTATTTTTTTTGCTAAAATAATAGAAGTGTCCTTGATGACATTACGAACCGTATTTTTAACCAAAGGAGAAAAAGTTCTGGCTTCATTTATAGGTTTTATTGAAGTCCTTATATGGCTCATCGTAGTGAGTAATGTATTGTCAACAGTACAAAATGACCCTAAAAAAATGGTTATCTACGCCTTGGGTTTTGCAGTCGGTTGTTATGTAGGATCTATATTAGAAGAAAAATTAGCTATCGGATTGTTAACGTTACAAATTATTGTATCTGAGGAAGAAGGCGTACCTTTAGCCAATTACTTAAGAGAGAACAAAATTGGTGTAACCCTTGTAAGGGGTGAGGGAAAAGATAATCCAAGAACAATCTTGATGTTGCACATTAAGCGTAAAAATAAAGATAAAGTCATGCAACTTATCGAGCAACAAGATATAAAGTCTGTTATATCAGTCACAGAAACAAAAATGGTACGTGGTGGCTACGGTTTAATACGAAAATAA
- a CDS encoding GntR family transcriptional regulator, translating into MDRFSRLPLYMQLKDDILSKIENDEWQVGIQIPSEKELMYTNDVGRETVRKAIAILVQEGYLVKKRGIGTFVAKKKPAIGFEPLISLSHILQVRGLKDRNKVLVNKVISIDDEIAKLTKMSLEDECRYIERLRYVDGKPLALEYTYLKNESNDKAYNFEKSISRYILEVLNKTIEKIEQVITIKEPTEEEKKLLKVDEDTKLLEMDRWIYIKDEDGVYFYIKFIVPSDIYNLAF; encoded by the coding sequence ATGGATCGTTTTAGTAGATTACCGTTATATATGCAGTTAAAAGATGATATTTTATCAAAAATAGAGAACGATGAGTGGCAAGTTGGTATCCAAATTCCATCTGAAAAAGAGCTCATGTATACTAATGATGTTGGACGAGAAACTGTTCGCAAAGCAATAGCTATACTTGTTCAAGAAGGTTATTTGGTAAAGAAGAGGGGAATAGGAACCTTTGTAGCAAAGAAAAAACCTGCAATTGGATTTGAACCATTGATCAGTCTTAGTCACATTTTACAAGTGCGAGGATTAAAGGATAGAAATAAAGTTCTTGTCAATAAGGTGATTTCTATCGATGATGAGATTGCTAAGCTAACGAAAATGAGCTTAGAAGATGAATGTAGGTATATTGAACGATTGAGATATGTAGATGGAAAACCTTTAGCATTGGAATACACTTACTTGAAGAATGAAAGTAATGATAAAGCTTATAACTTTGAGAAATCGATTTCAAGATATATTTTAGAAGTATTAAATAAGACTATTGAAAAGATTGAGCAAGTTATCACGATAAAAGAGCCGACAGAAGAAGAAAAAAAGCTATTAAAAGTCGATGAAGATACTAAGCTATTGGAAATGGACCGTTGGATCTATATTAAAGATGAAGATGGTGTGTACTTTTATATTAAATTTATCGTACCATCAGATATATATAATCTTGCTTTTTGA
- a CDS encoding ABC transporter permease produces MSKSDIKYILIPLLFIVTLFIYHHTEEKILSERNALHSQEKFIYIKHKDAELNDGLKELNLKYMEELEDYYFTFSSEMVTGIVGNDLYAKATAIGTNYLYPGFFGIHFTDGHFFGSQQQLEPVVVISSGLSDYLYGSDDTEGLTIELMGKIYTIVGIFEEEDFKFFMPIALYENMAPEQTLDMMAFANKNGTFEYNDLVVVKYNLDLNHYYLFEHTTIVSILCQTDNILLFVTGLLLSYYLLKALIKIFNRFIGEYKKKLDEYYPLQAIYYNPWWFIRYMIIGVIGILLIIVIMLYSSSDISLPMHWLPTYLFDFQWYMDRIKNYLEITANQEIEKRIFNMIYWNLLVVIPLYFIALSIMVARFKKITKHPWQKINNYHNI; encoded by the coding sequence ATGTCCAAGAGTGATATTAAGTATATCTTAATTCCTTTGCTATTCATTGTCACTTTGTTTATCTATCATCATACAGAAGAAAAAATACTATCGGAAAGAAATGCTTTACATAGTCAAGAAAAGTTTATCTATATAAAACATAAAGATGCTGAACTAAATGATGGTTTAAAAGAGCTTAACTTAAAATATATGGAGGAACTTGAGGATTATTATTTCACATTTAGTTCCGAAATGGTGACAGGAATAGTCGGTAATGACCTATATGCAAAAGCAACAGCCATTGGTACGAATTATCTGTATCCTGGATTTTTTGGCATACATTTTACAGACGGTCACTTTTTTGGAAGTCAACAACAATTAGAGCCTGTTGTAGTGATTAGTTCAGGATTATCAGATTATCTTTATGGCTCTGATGATACAGAAGGATTAACAATTGAGTTAATGGGGAAAATCTATACCATTGTTGGTATTTTTGAAGAAGAGGATTTTAAGTTTTTTATGCCTATTGCACTGTATGAAAATATGGCGCCTGAGCAAACATTAGATATGATGGCTTTTGCAAATAAAAATGGGACTTTTGAATACAATGACTTGGTTGTAGTAAAATACAATTTAGACTTAAACCATTATTATTTGTTTGAACATACAACTATCGTCTCTATCTTGTGCCAAACAGATAATATTTTATTATTCGTAACAGGTTTGCTTTTATCCTATTATTTATTAAAAGCACTCATTAAAATATTTAATCGCTTTATAGGTGAGTATAAGAAGAAATTAGATGAATACTACCCACTACAGGCTATTTATTATAATCCTTGGTGGTTCATCAGGTATATGATAATAGGTGTTATCGGTATTCTTTTAATAATTGTGATCATGCTATATTCCTCATCGGATATATCACTGCCCATGCACTGGTTACCAACATACTTATTTGATTTTCAGTGGTACATGGATCGCATCAAAAATTATTTAGAAATTACAGCTAACCAAGAGATTGAAAAAAGGATTTTTAATATGATTTATTGGAATTTGCTGGTCGTTATACCTTTATATTTTATTGCCCTTTCCATCATGGTTGCCAGGTTTAAGAAGATAACCAAACATCCATGGCAAAAAATTAATAATTACCATAATATTTAA
- a CDS encoding DUF1667 domain-containing protein produces MTCIVCPKGCRIKAKQEGDELIIEGHACRRGYDYAVQELTCPKRHIQTTVQTIFSEHPRLSVKTDCPINFEKIREVMDACHHVLIKYKVRTGDIIIENVCNSGANIVATTDLYLRTNDN; encoded by the coding sequence ATGACATGTATTGTATGCCCAAAAGGATGCCGGATAAAAGCAAAACAAGAAGGTGATGAGTTGATTATTGAAGGGCATGCATGCAGGCGTGGTTATGATTATGCAGTACAAGAACTAACTTGTCCCAAACGTCATATTCAAACAACAGTACAAACCATCTTTAGTGAACACCCTCGTTTATCAGTAAAAACAGATTGTCCGATAAACTTCGAAAAAATAAGAGAAGTTATGGACGCTTGTCATCATGTTCTGATAAAATATAAAGTGAGAACAGGAGATATTATTATAGAAAATGTTTGTAACAGTGGAGCTAATATTGTTGCAACGACAGATCTTTATCTCAGAACGAATGACAATTGA
- a CDS encoding FAD-binding oxidoreductase has protein sequence MGKYKGFCPEWENEAPPKGSFRSILKWGDPEFFKYPNEGMYTYMKKVFNMTDDDFKEKKPEGLETVPDNVPCRLDENHLEHFRKIVGEANVKTDTYNRLRVSYGKTMIDLIRLRNQVVENIPDAVLYPSSKTQIEEIVAYCTEIKIPIYCRAGGSTVTRGMEAIKGGISLDLAVNFNKVIEFNEKNQTITVESGMSGPELERYLNQAPELLGAKGRYTCGHFPQSFEYSGVGGWVVTRGAGQNSSYYGKIEDIVICQEYATPVGIVKTGEYPAKAIGPDIDQIMIGSEGAFGVLTHCTLRVFKHMPENRKYFSYIFPSWENAQAAARDISQGEFGMPSVFRVSDPEETSVMLSHYKVEGTKIDKIMSRRGYKAMERCLFLGFTDGEKDFCKNMKRKLHKICKKYGAMYLTAQPTKEWEKGRFNDPYIREPMQDFGIIIDTMECSVSWDEMPKVHRGLREYVKSRPNTICMTHMSHVYPQGANLYFIFLIANVEPEEYLEFQAGILDNYVKYGAAISHHHGVGKAFGPWLEHNIGSTSYEIIRTLKEHFDPDNIMNPGGTLGLDVERRELKFK, from the coding sequence ATGGGAAAATACAAAGGTTTTTGTCCGGAATGGGAAAATGAAGCGCCACCAAAGGGTTCCTTTAGATCCATCTTGAAATGGGGAGACCCAGAGTTTTTCAAATACCCTAATGAGGGTATGTACACTTACATGAAGAAAGTTTTTAATATGACAGATGACGACTTTAAAGAGAAGAAGCCAGAAGGACTAGAAACAGTACCTGATAATGTACCATGCCGGTTGGATGAGAATCATTTAGAACACTTCAGGAAAATTGTAGGTGAAGCCAATGTAAAGACAGATACCTATAACCGGCTTAGAGTTTCATATGGTAAGACAATGATTGATCTCATACGATTAAGAAATCAAGTCGTTGAAAATATTCCAGATGCTGTTTTATACCCAAGTAGTAAAACTCAAATAGAAGAGATTGTTGCTTATTGTACAGAGATTAAAATACCCATTTACTGTAGAGCAGGGGGATCAACAGTGACGAGAGGTATGGAAGCCATTAAGGGTGGTATCTCTTTAGACTTAGCAGTAAATTTTAATAAAGTTATAGAATTTAATGAAAAGAACCAAACCATTACTGTAGAATCAGGTATGTCCGGTCCAGAATTAGAGAGATATCTGAATCAAGCACCAGAATTATTAGGTGCTAAAGGGAGATATACTTGCGGTCATTTTCCTCAATCTTTTGAGTATTCTGGTGTTGGAGGTTGGGTAGTTACGAGAGGTGCTGGACAAAATTCAAGTTATTATGGCAAAATTGAAGACATTGTTATCTGTCAAGAATATGCCACACCTGTGGGTATTGTTAAGACTGGAGAATACCCTGCAAAAGCCATTGGTCCAGATATCGACCAGATTATGATAGGTTCTGAGGGAGCTTTTGGTGTGTTAACTCACTGTACATTAAGAGTATTTAAACACATGCCTGAGAACCGTAAATATTTTAGTTATATTTTCCCCAGCTGGGAGAATGCTCAGGCAGCTGCTAGAGACATCTCGCAAGGTGAGTTTGGTATGCCATCAGTTTTTAGAGTATCTGATCCAGAAGAAACATCTGTTATGTTAAGTCATTATAAAGTTGAGGGTACGAAGATCGATAAGATCATGAGCAGAAGAGGCTATAAGGCTATGGAACGTTGTTTATTCCTCGGCTTTACAGATGGTGAAAAAGACTTTTGTAAGAATATGAAGAGGAAATTACATAAGATATGCAAGAAATACGGAGCAATGTACTTGACAGCCCAGCCTACAAAGGAATGGGAAAAAGGGCGTTTTAATGATCCTTATATAAGAGAACCTATGCAAGATTTTGGTATTATTATTGATACCATGGAATGTTCTGTATCATGGGATGAGATGCCAAAAGTTCATCGAGGATTAAGGGAATATGTTAAGTCAAGACCTAATACGATTTGTATGACCCATATGTCTCATGTTTATCCTCAAGGAGCTAATCTATACTTTATCTTTTTGATCGCTAATGTAGAGCCAGAAGAGTATCTTGAATTCCAAGCTGGCATTTTGGATAATTATGTGAAGTATGGAGCTGCTATTAGTCATCATCACGGTGTTGGGAAAGCCTTTGGTCCTTGGTTGGAACACAATATAGGTTCTACTAGCTATGAGATTATTCGCACCCTAAAAGAGCATTTCGATCCTGATAATATTATGAATCCCGGTGGAACTTTAGGGCTGGATGTGGAAAGAAGAGAGCTGAAGTTTAAGTAA